Proteins encoded together in one Dermacentor variabilis isolate Ectoservices chromosome 2, ASM5094787v1, whole genome shotgun sequence window:
- the LOC142571354 gene encoding alpha/beta hydrolase domain-containing protein 17B, producing MPREMNGLSLSELCCLFCCPPFPARIAAKLAFLPPEPTYSLVPDETGTKYTLSLSERAEWQYTQRELETIEVFYTRTSRGNRLACMFVRCSAAARFTVLFSHGNAIDLGQMSSFYLGLGSRINCNIFSYDYSGYGVSTGKPSEKNLYADIDAAWQALRTRYGISPENIILYGQSIGTVPTVDLASRYEVGAVILHSPLMSGMRVAFPNTKRTWFFDAFPSIDKISKVSSPVLVIHGTEDEVIDFSHGLAMYERCPRAVEPLWVEGAGHNDVELYGQYLERLKQFVSVELLN from the coding sequence ATGCCGCGCGAAATGAACGGCCTATCACTGAGCGAGCTGTGCTGCCTGTTCTGCTGTCCGCCCTTCCCAGCGCGGATCGCGGCCAAGCTGGCGTTCCTGCCGCCGGAGCCGACGTACTCGCTGGTGCCAGACGAGACCGGTACCAAGTACACGCTGAGTCTCAGCGAGCGCGCCGAGTGGCAGTACACGCAGCGGGAGCTCGAGACGATCGAGGTGTTTTACACGCGCACTTCGAGGGGCAACCGACTGGCTTGCATGTTCGTGCGCTGCTCAGCCGCAGCCCGCTTCACAGTGCTCTTCAGCCACGGCAATGCCATCGACCTGGGACAGATGAGCAGCTTCTACCTTGGTCTCGGTTCGCGCATAAACTGCAACATATTCAGCTACGACTACTCTGGCTACGGCGTGAGCACGGGCAAGCCGTCCGAAAAAAACCTATACGCCGACATCGACGCAGCCTGGCAGGCACTGCGAACCCGGTACGGTATCAGCCCCGAGAATATAATCCTTTACGGCCAGAGCATCGGCACGGTGCCCACGGTGGACCTAGCTTCGCGCTACGAGGTGGGCGCAGTTATTCTCCACTCGCCGCTCATGTCCGGCATGCGCGTCGCCTTTCCAAACACCAAGCGGACGTGGTTCTTCGACGCTTTCCCCAGCATCGATAAGATCTCCAAGGTCTCGTCGCCCGTGCTTGTCATACACGGTACCGAGGATGAAGTGATCGACTTCTCACACGGGCTTGCGATGTACGAGCGCTGCCCGCGCGCCGTCGAGCCGCTGTGGGTCGAAGGTGCCGGCCACAACGATGTCGAGCTGTACGGCCAGTACCTCGAGCGCCTCAAGCAGTTTGTCTCGGTTGAACTGCTCAACTGA